From Sulfolobales archaeon, the proteins below share one genomic window:
- a CDS encoding metallopeptidase TldD-related protein yields the protein AVVGTQDLSPRGVEEALENAISIARSIPEDPNWRGFNEKLGSSSQAGYMDKEVKSIEAEGLAEIASEAIAGVLEVPGGVKPVRGWASASYVYIEVMNTYGGPISREETAAWIYIHAKAREAGEEGSYGDYRTSRSIRDLGARELGRSVGSIASTFTRSQHTRNGVYDLILAPGVFGSFINTMLSPAISALSVQRGRSPLARKLGKAIASEGLSIYDEGLEPSLLGSRSFDDEGHPTTRTAIVEKGVLKSYLYDSYTAKAENRGSTGNAWRIYSSPPSPGPNHLVIAPGDSSLDEMISSTKSGLYVLTTIGEWLSNPVNGNLNATITNAYLIENGEIRGAVNGGVISANFYEVLEKGLTLIGKEVEHRYRVSSPSVLIRNVRVAGE from the coding sequence GCTGTGGTGGGCACCCAGGATCTAAGCCCTAGGGGGGTTGAGGAGGCTCTGGAGAACGCGATCTCGATAGCGAGATCCATTCCAGAGGATCCCAATTGGAGGGGCTTCAACGAAAAGCTAGGATCTTCCTCACAAGCTGGGTATATGGATAAGGAGGTTAAGAGCATAGAGGCAGAGGGATTGGCTGAGATAGCCTCAGAAGCCATAGCAGGTGTTCTAGAAGTCCCAGGGGGTGTTAAGCCTGTTAGGGGTTGGGCCTCTGCAAGCTATGTATATATAGAGGTTATGAACACATATGGAGGCCCCATATCTAGGGAGGAGACTGCCGCATGGATATATATCCATGCAAAGGCTAGGGAGGCTGGGGAGGAGGGATCATATGGAGACTATAGAACCTCGAGATCTATAAGGGATCTCGGGGCAAGGGAGCTTGGGAGAAGTGTTGGTTCCATCGCATCTACATTCACAAGATCTCAGCATACTAGGAACGGCGTCTACGACCTCATCCTAGCCCCAGGAGTCTTCGGATCCTTTATAAATACAATGCTATCACCAGCAATCTCAGCCCTCTCCGTGCAGAGAGGCAGATCGCCTCTAGCTAGAAAGCTAGGAAAAGCAATAGCTTCTGAGGGTCTCTCAATCTATGACGAGGGTTTAGAGCCAAGCCTCCTAGGATCTAGAAGCTTCGATGACGAGGGGCATCCAACTACGAGGACGGCTATAGTTGAGAAGGGGGTTCTAAAGAGCTATCTATATGATAGCTATACAGCTAAGGCTGAGAATAGAGGTTCTACGGGGAATGCTTGGAGAATATATTCATCCCCACCCTCTCCAGGGCCTAACCACCTAGTAATAGCTCCGGGGGATTCGAGTCTAGATGAGATGATAAGTAGCACGAAGAGCGGGTTATATGTGCTCACAACCATAGGTGAGTGGCTCTCAAACCCCGTTAACGGGAATCTAAATGCTACAATAACAAATGCCTATCTAATTGAGAACGGAGAGATCAGAGGGGCTGTGAACGGGGGTGTTATCTCTGCAAACTTCTACGAGGTTCTTGAAAAGGGTCTCACCCTCATTGGCAAGGAGGTTGAGCATAGATATAGGGTTTCCTCACCATCCGTGCTTATAAGGAATGTGAGGGTTGCTGGTGAATAG